One genomic region from Prevotella sp. Rep29 encodes:
- a CDS encoding SusC/RagA family TonB-linked outer membrane protein produces the protein MKKRLTMVFAGMFLLIGTALAQTKITGTVMSGDDGEPIIGASVAVQGAAGAGAITDIDGHFTIEVPAGKKLVISYIGMTTQTVTPKPGMVITLTSDAQLVEEVVVTGMQKMDKRLFTGATTKIAADNTKLDGIADVSRALEGRAAGVSVQNVSGTFGTAPKIRVRGATSIYGSSKPLWVIDGVIQEDAVDMNADDLSSGDAVTLISNAIAGLSADDIESFQILKDGSATSIYGARAMAGVVVITTKRGKAGKSTINYTGEFTYRLKPNYGEYNISNSQEQMGIYKEMAAKGWLEFSTLANSSTSGLYGKMYNLIAQYDETTGKYGLPYTDAAMNAYLQEAEFRNTDWFDLLFKNNIVQNHSASISTGTEKASLYASISTMLDPGWTMDSKVNRYTANMNASFNLSKKLTVSILTNGSYRKQKAPGTLARSTDVVSGSVNRSFDINPFSYAMNTSRTLDPAQIYTRNYAPFNIFKELDNNYIDLSVADMKFQGELSYKPIMGLEIRLLGAYRVQKTSQEHFILNESNQAETYRAGVGNPTIQYNNTYLYTDPDKPNSLPISVMPTGGIYTRDDYMVDQLDFRGTVQYNKVWKDTHIMNLFAGMEANRTDKDRMYHSDYGVDYNSARLITITPEFFKQAKEEGTVLSSFSKSWTRNLAYFFSGSYSYKGRYTGNFTYRYEGTNKLGRARTARWLPTWNISGAWNVHEEPFFQRWMERINGAVSHLGLRASYSLTADRGPSSVSNALPIYYSDNAWRPQGDQIETVIYLSNIANTELTYEKKHELNIGFDAGFLKNRINLNFDIYWRNNYDLIGYIQTQGAGGFIDKLANVATMKSHGVELTLSTHNIRTDDWRWDTDLTFSYAANEISDLKSRSNVISLVSGTSSNHFRQGYPVSALFSIPFVGLNDEGIPVVINQDGNLTTTDIYFQEYEKLDFLKYEGPTEPTITGGLNNTLKWKNWRLNVFLTYSFGNKLRLAPTFSSVYSDMSAMPKEFKNRWVQSGDENITDIPAIASRRQYRSINYLGYAYNAYNYSTARVADGGFIRLKNVSLTYDVPRTFVTKLGLSHASLKLDGTNLLLLYADDKLNGQDPEFVNSGGVATPMAKQFTFTLRLGI, from the coding sequence ATGAAGAAAAGACTAACTATGGTTTTTGCCGGTATGTTCTTGTTGATAGGAACAGCGCTGGCGCAGACAAAAATCACGGGAACGGTCATGTCGGGCGATGATGGTGAACCCATTATCGGCGCCTCAGTTGCTGTTCAGGGAGCAGCGGGTGCAGGCGCCATAACAGACATTGACGGTCATTTTACGATCGAGGTTCCTGCAGGTAAGAAACTTGTTATCAGCTACATTGGTATGACGACGCAGACCGTCACGCCGAAGCCTGGTATGGTTATCACGCTGACTTCCGACGCCCAGCTCGTAGAGGAAGTGGTCGTGACGGGTATGCAGAAGATGGACAAACGTCTGTTTACCGGTGCTACGACAAAGATTGCGGCTGACAATACGAAGCTTGATGGTATCGCAGACGTCTCGCGTGCATTGGAGGGTCGTGCTGCCGGTGTGAGTGTGCAGAACGTGTCGGGTACTTTCGGTACAGCTCCGAAAATCCGCGTGCGTGGTGCCACTTCAATTTACGGTTCGTCGAAACCGCTGTGGGTGATTGACGGCGTGATTCAGGAAGACGCGGTGGATATGAACGCCGACGATTTGTCTTCTGGAGATGCTGTGACGCTTATCTCAAATGCTATTGCCGGCTTGAGCGCCGACGACATCGAGTCGTTCCAGATTCTGAAAGACGGTTCAGCTACCTCTATCTACGGTGCACGCGCCATGGCGGGTGTGGTTGTTATCACGACAAAACGCGGTAAGGCAGGTAAGAGCACCATCAATTATACAGGTGAGTTTACATACCGCCTGAAACCCAACTATGGTGAGTATAACATCTCCAACTCGCAGGAGCAGATGGGTATCTATAAGGAAATGGCTGCCAAGGGATGGCTTGAATTCTCTACGTTGGCAAACAGCAGCACTTCCGGACTTTACGGAAAGATGTACAACCTGATTGCGCAGTATGATGAGACGACAGGAAAATATGGACTTCCTTATACAGATGCGGCGATGAACGCTTACTTGCAGGAAGCGGAATTCCGCAACACGGACTGGTTTGACCTGTTGTTTAAGAACAATATCGTGCAGAACCATTCTGCAAGTATCTCAACCGGTACCGAGAAAGCCAGTCTTTATGCGTCAATCTCGACCATGCTTGACCCAGGATGGACTATGGACTCGAAGGTTAACCGCTATACGGCAAACATGAACGCTTCGTTCAACCTCTCAAAGAAGTTGACGGTTTCAATCCTTACCAACGGTTCTTATCGTAAGCAGAAAGCACCTGGAACCTTGGCACGTTCTACTGACGTGGTGAGTGGTTCGGTCAACCGTTCGTTCGATATCAACCCGTTCAGCTATGCGATGAATACATCCCGAACACTGGACCCCGCTCAGATTTATACACGTAACTATGCGCCGTTCAACATCTTTAAGGAGTTGGACAACAACTACATCGACCTGTCTGTGGCAGACATGAAGTTCCAGGGCGAATTGAGCTACAAACCGATTATGGGCTTGGAAATCCGTCTGTTGGGTGCATATCGCGTTCAGAAGACTTCACAGGAACACTTCATCCTGAATGAAAGTAACCAGGCAGAGACCTATCGTGCAGGTGTGGGTAACCCGACGATACAATATAACAACACCTATTTATATACCGACCCCGATAAACCCAACTCGCTGCCGATTTCAGTGATGCCGACGGGAGGTATCTATACACGTGATGATTACATGGTGGACCAGTTGGACTTCCGTGGAACCGTTCAATATAATAAGGTGTGGAAAGATACGCATATCATGAACCTGTTTGCCGGTATGGAGGCAAACCGCACAGATAAGGACAGGATGTACCATTCAGATTATGGCGTGGACTACAATTCTGCCCGTCTGATTACCATTACACCAGAGTTCTTCAAGCAGGCAAAAGAGGAAGGAACAGTCCTTTCGTCATTCTCAAAGTCATGGACACGAAATCTTGCGTATTTCTTCAGCGGAAGCTATTCGTATAAAGGACGCTATACAGGTAACTTCACCTATCGCTACGAAGGAACAAACAAACTGGGACGCGCCCGTACCGCCCGTTGGTTGCCGACATGGAACATCTCCGGTGCATGGAACGTGCATGAGGAGCCGTTCTTCCAGAGATGGATGGAGCGCATCAACGGAGCAGTTTCACATTTGGGCTTGAGAGCATCCTATTCTCTGACAGCCGACAGAGGACCTTCCAGCGTGTCTAACGCCTTGCCGATATATTATTCTGACAATGCGTGGAGACCTCAGGGCGACCAGATTGAGACTGTTATCTATCTGAGCAATATTGCCAATACGGAATTGACATACGAAAAGAAACATGAGTTGAATATCGGTTTCGACGCAGGTTTCTTGAAGAACCGTATCAATCTTAACTTTGATATCTACTGGCGTAACAACTACGACTTGATTGGATATATCCAGACACAGGGAGCCGGAGGTTTCATCGACAAGCTTGCCAACGTGGCAACGATGAAGTCGCATGGTGTGGAGTTAACCTTGTCAACTCATAACATCCGCACGGATGATTGGCGATGGGACACCGACTTGACATTCTCTTATGCAGCAAATGAGATTTCCGATTTGAAGTCGCGTTCAAATGTAATCAGTCTTGTCAGCGGAACCAGCAGCAACCACTTCCGTCAGGGATATCCCGTGTCGGCATTGTTCTCAATTCCGTTCGTCGGGCTGAATGACGAAGGTATTCCGGTTGTCATCAACCAAGACGGAAACCTGACAACGACAGATATCTATTTCCAGGAATATGAGAAACTGGACTTCTTGAAATATGAAGGTCCGACAGAACCAACTATCACCGGTGGTTTGAATAACACCTTGAAGTGGAAGAACTGGCGTCTCAACGTCTTCCTGACCTATTCTTTCGGAAACAAATTGCGTCTTGCACCGACATTCTCTTCTGTTTATTCAGACATGTCAGCAATGCCGAAGGAATTTAAGAACCGTTGGGTGCAGTCGGGAGATGAGAATATCACCGATATCCCCGCTATCGCAAGCCGTCGCCAGTATCGTAGCATCAACTATCTGGGATACGCTTATAATGCATACAACTATTCTACAGCCCGCGTGGCTGACGGTGGATTTATTCGCCTGAAGAATGTGTCTCTTACCTATGATGTTCCTCGTACGTTTGTCACCAAGCTGGGATTGAGCCATGCTTCCCTGAAGTTGGATGGCACCAACCTCTTATTACTCTATGCGGATGATAAGTTGAATGGTCAGGATCCTGAATTCGTGAATTCAGGTGGTGTGGCTACACCAATGGCTAAGCAGTTTACATTCACACTACGTCTTGGAATATAA
- a CDS encoding BACON domain-containing protein yields MKKLISLISIFVCAFAVFSCSDDEMTNPYAKESQVTIDSTDVFFQAAPAEGTISVSIPSGIYKVETTAHWCSATYSGNTIYVTVEQNAEKSSRVCRVRIYASEDDYKEVTVQQMGLIFQVEGLSGDINSDDNSNRFAYKYRSNSETTIETVGDFFTAELTEDSLIVTLQENTTGKIRTGYINYVVGGQPGTIKVQQYDYEKDVLGEYTLYYGTSGTSTADCVLQRDDEGAYSLKFDGGVIPISVTSMELNGAKIQLSNREVIGNWTYNTTTTENAILLLWYLSGSSIYRSNTAFTLSATSALDEESGVLTWTFDEFFSSGNTCYRFSVVNTTAKTYATYTAIIQSWIYPDRLVKK; encoded by the coding sequence ATGAAAAAGTTAATAAGTTTAATCAGTATTTTTGTTTGCGCGTTTGCTGTCTTCTCTTGCAGTGACGACGAGATGACCAATCCGTATGCAAAAGAGTCGCAGGTTACCATTGATAGCACGGACGTCTTCTTCCAAGCTGCTCCGGCAGAAGGAACGATTAGCGTGTCCATCCCAAGCGGTATCTACAAGGTGGAGACAACAGCCCACTGGTGTTCGGCTACCTATAGCGGCAATACAATCTATGTCACTGTAGAGCAGAATGCGGAGAAGTCTTCGCGCGTTTGCCGAGTGAGAATCTATGCCAGCGAGGACGACTACAAAGAAGTGACCGTCCAGCAGATGGGACTCATCTTCCAGGTAGAAGGACTCAGTGGCGATATCAACTCTGATGATAACTCGAACAGGTTTGCCTATAAGTATCGCAGCAATTCAGAAACTACGATTGAGACGGTAGGCGATTTCTTCACCGCAGAACTGACAGAGGACAGCCTGATCGTTACCCTGCAGGAAAACACCACAGGTAAGATCCGTACAGGATACATCAACTACGTGGTGGGCGGACAGCCGGGAACCATCAAGGTGCAGCAGTACGACTATGAGAAGGACGTGCTTGGCGAGTACACACTTTACTATGGAACGAGTGGAACCTCAACGGCAGACTGCGTGCTTCAGAGAGATGACGAAGGAGCCTACTCCCTGAAGTTCGATGGTGGCGTAATTCCTATCAGCGTGACGAGTATGGAACTCAACGGGGCGAAGATTCAACTCTCCAACCGTGAGGTGATAGGCAATTGGACATACAATACTACCACTACGGAGAACGCCATCCTGTTGCTCTGGTATCTGAGTGGAAGCAGTATCTATCGTTCAAACACCGCCTTCACGCTGAGTGCGACGTCGGCACTCGACGAGGAGTCGGGCGTGCTGACATGGACCTTCGACGAGTTCTTCTCAAGCGGCAATACCTGCTATCGTTTCAGCGTTGTCAACACAACAGCTAAGACGTATGCAACCTATACCGCTATTATCCAGTCATGGATTTATCCGGACAGACTCGTGAAGAAGTAA
- a CDS encoding DUF4302 domain-containing protein yields MKKNLILSLLLLLPAFMMQSCLHNQEDKFDEVSSQRLKEYLQKAKNVLTSAEYGWLFEIFPKNTQEYGGYAFICKFDEMTATITAEPLPGTNAPSGTDECYYKLGTEDGPILIFDTYSPIMHYFAEGTGSGYQAYGGDTEYVIDEITDDVIKVHGARSKNKYYLYRLTVPADEYLAARSEFESAYLDPTDAYYTCITGTINGEAFEGEFLTSRQMEYAVGGATGLSTKAFVYTDEGIRLYSAITIGGVKIREFKYNFDDHSYTAIDEDGKEYPLEGSFPQWVINYDEWAGSYEFYISSTTDTKVISTMDVELVPVADRSVYLMKGVNPNYDLTLNYNKAENFLELQPQLIGEPLANGHVVLLAGRSPVQPNGSRYVHYGLYTTTIASGMKTYWNEEEQMFKWIDNGKWGSYKIDSYIIYVFNGKTRVGQISLSGEQGAYAINGAALIYAMHGLKRK; encoded by the coding sequence ATGAAAAAGAATTTGATATTATCACTGCTTCTCCTGTTGCCGGCATTCATGATGCAGTCGTGTCTGCACAATCAGGAGGACAAATTCGATGAGGTTTCTTCGCAGCGTCTGAAAGAGTATCTGCAGAAAGCCAAGAATGTGCTCACAAGTGCGGAGTACGGATGGCTCTTCGAGATATTCCCGAAGAACACGCAGGAGTATGGTGGGTATGCTTTCATCTGTAAATTCGATGAAATGACCGCAACGATTACAGCGGAACCGCTTCCCGGAACGAATGCGCCGTCGGGTACCGACGAGTGTTATTACAAACTGGGAACGGAAGACGGACCTATCTTGATTTTCGATACCTACAGCCCCATCATGCACTATTTCGCTGAAGGAACGGGTAGCGGCTATCAGGCATACGGCGGTGACACCGAGTATGTGATTGATGAGATTACAGACGATGTCATCAAGGTGCATGGCGCACGCTCGAAGAACAAGTACTATCTCTATCGCCTGACTGTTCCGGCAGATGAATATCTGGCAGCAAGGAGCGAGTTCGAGAGCGCTTATCTCGACCCGACGGATGCTTATTACACCTGCATCACAGGTACCATCAACGGTGAGGCATTCGAAGGTGAGTTCCTGACCAGCCGTCAGATGGAATATGCCGTGGGCGGTGCTACAGGCTTGAGTACGAAGGCGTTTGTCTATACTGACGAAGGAATCCGTCTGTATAGTGCCATCACCATTGGCGGTGTGAAGATACGTGAGTTCAAATACAACTTTGACGACCACAGCTATACCGCTATTGACGAGGATGGCAAGGAATATCCGCTGGAAGGCTCATTCCCACAGTGGGTAATCAACTACGACGAATGGGCAGGCAGCTACGAGTTCTATATCAGCAGTACAACTGATACGAAAGTAATTTCAACGATGGACGTAGAACTTGTTCCGGTTGCTGACCGCAGCGTATATTTGATGAAAGGTGTGAATCCGAACTATGACCTCACGCTGAATTATAACAAGGCAGAAAACTTCCTTGAACTCCAGCCGCAGCTTATCGGTGAACCGCTGGCTAATGGTCATGTGGTACTTTTGGCAGGACGTTCACCTGTGCAACCTAATGGTTCTCGCTATGTACATTACGGACTCTATACAACAACAATAGCTTCTGGTATGAAGACCTATTGGAATGAAGAAGAACAGATGTTCAAGTGGATTGACAATGGTAAGTGGGGCAGTTACAAGATAGATTCCTACATCATCTATGTCTTCAACGGAAAGACCCGTGTGGGACAAATCTCTCTCTCTGGCGAGCAAGGAGCTTATGCCATCAACGGAGCTGCACTAATTTATGCAATGCATGGACTAAAACGTAAATAG
- a CDS encoding putative zinc-binding metallopeptidase has protein sequence MKKYLIYSLLLLAGAFTMVSCSEDELSKESVIMVDQVDQNPFDLWLKANFIDTYNIEVKYRFEDIESDHNYYVIPADYNQAIKLAHIVKYACLEAFDEACGVEFTRANFPKLIYMVGNWEYRNNNTFVLGTAEGGKKIFLAGVNHVDQYTRTRANLNHYYLKTIFHEFTHILNQTKDYSPEFRMISASNYIAGEWSQGTNNTASVYRPKGFISGYAQHSAGEDFAEMFSIYVTNDETTWNGYLETAGTEGADIIEAKLEIVKQYMRDAWGFEMDDLRSIVLRREADVANRTVDLTDLTVN, from the coding sequence ATGAAAAAATATTTGATATATTCGTTACTGTTGCTGGCGGGAGCCTTTACCATGGTTTCCTGTTCAGAAGACGAACTCAGCAAGGAGAGTGTCATCATGGTTGACCAGGTTGACCAGAACCCATTCGACCTTTGGCTGAAAGCAAACTTTATCGATACCTATAATATCGAGGTTAAGTATCGCTTTGAGGATATTGAGTCTGACCACAATTACTACGTAATCCCCGCAGACTACAATCAGGCAATCAAACTTGCACATATCGTGAAGTATGCTTGTCTGGAGGCTTTCGATGAAGCATGTGGAGTTGAGTTTACACGTGCCAACTTCCCCAAACTCATCTATATGGTGGGCAACTGGGAGTATCGTAACAACAACACGTTCGTGCTCGGTACGGCAGAAGGTGGAAAGAAAATCTTCCTCGCAGGTGTGAACCATGTGGATCAGTACACACGTACGCGTGCAAACTTGAACCACTATTATCTGAAGACCATCTTCCACGAGTTTACCCACATTCTGAATCAGACGAAGGACTATTCACCTGAATTCAGAATGATTTCCGCATCCAACTATATCGCCGGTGAGTGGAGCCAGGGCACCAATAACACAGCATCGGTGTACCGTCCCAAAGGATTTATCTCCGGTTATGCACAGCATAGTGCAGGTGAGGACTTCGCCGAGATGTTCTCTATCTATGTGACCAACGACGAGACCACTTGGAATGGCTATCTGGAAACAGCGGGAACTGAAGGTGCTGACATTATTGAGGCTAAACTTGAAATTGTGAAGCAGTATATGCGTGATGCATGGGGATTTGAAATGGATGACCTCCGTAGCATCGTTTTGCGCCGGGAAGCTGACGTGGCAAACCGTACTGTGGATTTGACAGACCTAACCGTAAACTAA
- a CDS encoding RagB/SusD family nutrient uptake outer membrane protein, translated as MKTRNIIYSALLAVAGLAMTSCDHFLDTMPDNRTTIDNEEKVKGILVGAYPTHEYAVLTEYSSDNVDEFNNTLGSGNRWFMELGHWEDITETFNEGPNSLWTDYYKMAVHANFALQGIEDLGGPTTTLLEECKGEALVCRAYAHFMLANIFCKVYAPKTAGTDLGVYYQYGTATKVGTVNDRGNLQEVYEKIEADLLEGLPLLGDSHYDVPKYHFNKKAAYAFASRFFLYYGKWEECIKYANLCLGDVPKAMLRDWVTYATYEKSRYGRPVQYVSSDHNCNLLLSACYSRLGSMFTNYNSYKHFAHGSYINGNETFGATHIWGTGNSSYIDGGTGYYPGGDDIGYNVAFRCPNLFQYTDPVAGIGYARTIFPMFVADDCLLERAEAYIHLKNYDKALEDMNLWMRNVTTSDLVLTTDTIQKFYNKVGYCYTETQEDQTGMVSTIKKHLNPKGFEIDAEGSVQETMFQCLLNMRRIETMFRGNRWFDIKRFGIEIKRRMMRSHVPGTLVDVLTSDDERKAIQIPQQARDAGVTPNPR; from the coding sequence ATGAAAACAAGAAATATAATCTATTCCGCCCTATTGGCGGTTGCAGGACTGGCAATGACCTCATGCGACCACTTCCTCGACACGATGCCGGACAACCGTACGACCATCGACAATGAGGAGAAAGTGAAGGGAATTCTTGTTGGCGCATACCCGACTCACGAGTATGCAGTGTTGACAGAGTACTCGTCAGACAATGTGGATGAATTCAACAACACCCTCGGTTCCGGAAACAGATGGTTCATGGAACTGGGTCACTGGGAGGACATTACGGAAACCTTCAATGAGGGTCCAAACTCTTTGTGGACTGATTATTACAAAATGGCAGTGCATGCTAATTTCGCACTGCAGGGAATTGAAGACCTCGGTGGACCGACCACTACATTGTTGGAAGAATGCAAGGGTGAGGCGCTCGTGTGCCGTGCTTACGCACACTTCATGCTTGCCAATATCTTCTGTAAGGTGTATGCTCCAAAAACGGCAGGAACCGACCTGGGCGTTTACTATCAGTATGGGACTGCTACAAAAGTTGGTACGGTGAATGACCGTGGCAACTTGCAGGAAGTATATGAGAAGATTGAAGCCGACCTGTTGGAAGGACTTCCATTGTTGGGTGATTCTCATTACGATGTTCCGAAGTATCACTTCAACAAGAAAGCAGCCTACGCATTCGCTTCCCGTTTCTTCCTCTATTATGGTAAGTGGGAAGAGTGCATCAAGTATGCTAATCTTTGTTTAGGCGATGTGCCAAAGGCGATGTTGCGCGACTGGGTAACGTATGCAACCTATGAGAAGTCAAGGTATGGACGTCCGGTTCAATATGTGTCGTCAGACCACAATTGTAACCTGCTCCTGTCAGCTTGCTATTCGCGCCTCGGTTCAATGTTCACGAACTATAACAGCTACAAGCACTTCGCACACGGCTCATACATCAATGGTAATGAGACATTCGGTGCTACGCATATCTGGGGAACAGGAAATAGTTCTTACATTGACGGCGGAACGGGATACTATCCCGGTGGTGACGACATTGGTTACAACGTGGCATTCCGCTGCCCGAATCTGTTCCAATACACCGACCCTGTAGCAGGTATAGGTTATGCTCGTACCATCTTCCCGATGTTTGTTGCCGACGACTGCTTGTTGGAACGTGCTGAGGCTTACATCCACCTGAAGAACTACGACAAGGCTCTTGAAGACATGAATCTCTGGATGCGCAATGTGACAACATCAGATTTGGTGCTGACAACAGATACCATTCAGAAGTTCTACAATAAGGTCGGCTATTGCTATACGGAAACGCAAGAAGACCAGACGGGTATGGTTTCAACCATCAAGAAGCACCTGAATCCGAAGGGATTTGAGATTGATGCTGAGGGTAGCGTACAGGAGACCATGTTCCAGTGTCTGCTCAACATGCGCCGCATCGAGACCATGTTCCGCGGCAACCGTTGGTTCGACATCAAGCGCTTTGGTATCGAAATCAAGCGCCGTATGATGAGAAGCCATGTTCCCGGAACGCTGGTGGATGTGCTGACCTCTGACGATGAGCGTAAGGCGATTCAGATACCACAACAGGCACGTGATGCCGGTGTTACACCGAATCCGCGTTAA